The following proteins come from a genomic window of Alnus glutinosa chromosome 10, dhAlnGlut1.1, whole genome shotgun sequence:
- the LOC133879253 gene encoding uncharacterized protein LOC133879253 has product MEVTFGNMKVKLNIFNAFQHPSDTEECFFVDKIEETIEDTLPHLLTSDLLEVCLSHFKVKDFSTEQYVDEVNSLLDIAAAMDFPPCRVPKEPLPFTSGIPPVSSLITPPKLELKPLPAKLKYAYLGLNDTLPVIIAADLQKDQESSLLDVLKEHKEAIGWSVGDLKGIDPSICMHRIHLEDNAKPSREAQRRLNPKMKNVVMEEVVKLLRASFTPSQTNVLPARVTIASKMDIQDIIKWPLILKIKRRQLSPVPLETNLILSWEKSHFMVQEGIVLGHIVSKRGLEVDRAKVELISKLSPPTTVRQIHSSLGHAGFYRHFIKDFSKISRPLCNLLAKETPFNFDEACLKAFETLRSLLSSAPIMKTPNWSLPFEIMCDASNYAIGAVLGQCEDKLPHAIYYASKTLLDAQVNYTTTEKELLAVVFALDKFRSYLLGSKAPIGMSPYRLVYGKACYFPVELEHKAWWAIRTFNFDMKSVGSHRRLQLSELKELSNDAYESARMYKEKTKAFHDKDIRPKTFVSDQKVWLYNSRLSLFPGKLRSRWDGPFIVTSVFPHGAVELRDPKSGQIFKVNGQRLKAYIQGVEPKEDVDSIDLMDPIYLK; this is encoded by the exons ATGGAAGTAACTTTTGGGAACATGAAAGTGAAGTTAAACATCTTCAATGCTTTTCAGCATCCATCGGATACGGAGGAGTGTTTCTTTGTGGATAAGATTGAAGAAACAATTGAAGACACACTCCCCCACCTTTTGACAAGTGACCTATTGGAGGTTTGCCTATCTCACTTCAAAGTTAAGGACTTCAGCACGGAGCAATATGTTGACGAGGTTAATTCCCTTCTTGACATTGCAGCTGCAATGGACTTTCCACCCTGTAGAGTACCAAAGGAGCCCTTACCCTTTACATCAGGCATTCCTCCAGTTTCTTCCCTCATCACCCCGCCAAAACTTGAGCTAAAACCGCTTCCAGCAAAACTCAAGTATGCCTACTTAGGATTAAATGACACTCTCCCGGTCATCATTGCTGCGGATTTACAGAAAGACCAAGAGAGCAGTTTATTGGATGTTCTGAAGGAACACAAAGAGGCCATTGGTTGGAGTGTTGGGGACTTAAAAGGGATTGACCCCTCCATTTGCATGCATCGCATTCATTTGGAGGATAATGCTAAGCCCTCTCGCGAGGCACAACGTCGATTGAATCCTAAAATGAAGAACGTGGTCATGGAAGAAGTAGTGAAATTGTTGCGGGCATCATTTACCCCATCTCAGACA AACGTCTTACCGGCTAGAGTTACTATTGCTTCCAAGATGGATATTCAGGATATAATCAAGTGGCCGTTGATCCTCAAGATCAAGAGAAGACAACTTTCACCTGTCCCTTTG GAGACAAATTTAATTTTGAGTTGGGAGAAGAGCCATTTCATGGTTCAAGAAGGAATAGTATTGGGACACATAGTGTCCAAAAGAGGACTTGAGGTCGACAGAGCGAAAGTGGAGCTAATTTCTAAACTTTCACCACCTACTACGGTGAGGCAAATTCACTCGTCTCTTGGACATGCCGGTTTTTATCGCCACTTCATCAAAGATTTTAGCAAAATTTCAAGACCCTTGTGCAATCTTCTTGCCAAGGAGACTCCTTTCAATTTTGATGAAGCGTGTCTGAAGGCATTCGAGACACTTCGGTCACTTTTATCCTCAGCCCCTATCATGAAGACCCCTAATTGGTCTCTCCCATTTGAAATAATGTGTGATGCATCTAACTACGCTATCGGTGCAGTTTTGGGTCAGTGTGAGGACAAGCTCCCTCACGCTATTTACTATGCTAGCAAAACTCTGTTGGATGCTCAAGTAAATTACACAACTACGGAAAAAGAGTTGCTAGCAGTTGTTTTTGCCTTGGACAAATTCCGCTCTTATCTTTTGGGGTCCAAG gcaccgattggcatgtcgccATACCGGTTGGTTTATGGCAAAGCATGCTATTTCCCTGTTGAGTTGGAGCACAAGGCTTGGTGGGCCATAAGGActtttaattttgatatgaaatCAGTTGGATCCCACCGGAGACTACAATTGAGCGAGCTTAAAGAGCTGAGTAATGATGCATATGAAAGTGCCCGGATGTACAAGGAAAAAACTAAGGCATTTCATGATAAAGACATCCGGCCTAAAACTTTCGTCTCGGATCAGAAAGTATGGCTATACAATTCTAGACTTAGCCTATTTCCTGGTAAGCTCCGATCGAGATGGGATGGCCCATTCATTGTCACATCAGTCTTCCCTCACGGAGCAGTTGAGCTAAGAGACCCGAAGAGTGGCCAAATTTTCAAGGTCAATGGTCAGAGATTGAAAGCCTACATCCAGGGTGTTGAGCCTAAGGAAGATGTGGATTCCATCGATTTGATGGATCCCATCTATTTGAAGTAA